In the Octopus sinensis linkage group LG17, ASM634580v1, whole genome shotgun sequence genome, one interval contains:
- the LOC115220762 gene encoding uncharacterized protein LOC115220762: MKKLCYSFKILRALISTRLNDRILSFQVNCNFFRMDKIWHCGVMKYLQKNDLSPKDISAVMIGILEDDTPVLSSVQEWVFQFVSGRESPEDDPRSGRPATSTPQENIDHIQQMLMNDRRWTINQRVNAISISDVCVKNILHNELGMTKAFARWVLCLLIIDQKFDIEPDPAGGLDRF, from the coding sequence ATGAAGAAGTTATGCTACAGTTTTAAAATCTTGCGTGCATTAATTTCAACACGTCTTAATGACCGCATTCTTTCATTCCAGGTAAACTGTAATTTCTTcagaatggacaaaatttggcattgtggtgttATGAAATACCTGCAGAAAAACGATTTATCCCCTAAGGACATTTCTGCTGTCATGATTGGTATATTAGAGGATGACACTCCGGTTTTATCATCAGTGCAAGAGTGGGTATTTCAGTTTGTGAGTGGAAGGGAGAGTCCTGAAGATGATCCAAGATCTGGACGCCCGGCAACTTCCACTCCCCAGGAAAATATTGATCATATTCAACAGATGCTGATGAATGACAGGCGATGGACAATAAATCAAAGAGTCAATGCTATTAGTATATCTGATGTGTGTGttaagaatattctgcacaatgaacttggcatgacgaaggCTTTTGCTCGGTGGGTGCTATGTCTTCTGATAATCGATCAAAAATTTGACATTGAGCCAGATCCTGCTGGTGGCCTTGATCGTTTCTAA